In the genome of Streptococcus oralis, one region contains:
- the racE gene encoding glutamate racemase, giving the protein MDNRPIGFLDSGVGGLTVVRELMRQLPHEEIVYIGDSARAPYGPRPAEQIREYTWQLVNFLLTKDVKMIVIACNTATAVVWEEIKAKLDIPVLGVILPGASAAIKSSQGGKIGVIGTPMTVQSDIYRQKIHDLDPDLQVESLACPKFAPLVESGALSTSVTKKVVYETLRPLVGKVDSLILGCTHYPLLRPIIQNVMGPKVQLIDSGAECVRDISVLLNYFEINRGRDAGPLQHRFYTTASSQSFAQIGEEWLEKEIHVEHVTL; this is encoded by the coding sequence ATGGATAATCGACCAATTGGTTTTTTGGATTCAGGTGTCGGGGGTTTGACCGTTGTACGAGAGCTCATGCGCCAGCTTCCCCATGAAGAAATCGTCTATATTGGAGATTCAGCACGGGCACCCTATGGCCCCCGTCCTGCTGAGCAAATTCGTGAATATACTTGGCAGTTGGTCAACTTTCTCTTGACCAAGGATGTCAAAATGATTGTCATTGCTTGTAATACTGCGACTGCGGTCGTCTGGGAAGAAATCAAGGCAAAACTAGACATTCCCGTCCTAGGTGTGATTTTGCCAGGAGCTTCGGCAGCTATCAAGTCCAGTCAAGGCGGGAAAATCGGAGTGATTGGAACCCCCATGACGGTACAATCAGACATCTACCGTCAGAAAATCCATGATCTGGATCCGGATTTACAGGTGGAGAGTTTGGCCTGTCCCAAGTTTGCCCCCTTGGTCGAGTCTGGTGCCTTATCAACCAGTGTAACCAAGAAAGTAGTTTATGAAACCCTGCGTCCCTTGGTCGGAAAAGTGGATAGCCTGATTCTAGGTTGTACTCATTATCCGCTCCTTCGCCCTATCATCCAGAATGTCATGGGACCGAAGGTTCAGCTGATCGATAGTGGGGCAGAGTGCGTACGAGATATCTCAGTTTTACTCAATTATTTTGAAATCAATCGTGGTCGCGATGCCGGACCACTCCAGCACCGTTTTTACACAACAGCCAGCAGCCAAAGTTTTGCCCAGATTGGGGAAGAATGGCTGGAAAAAGAGATTCATGTGGAGCATGTAACATTATGA
- a CDS encoding YneF family protein — MDLILAIILIVLAFLGGALGGMYLVRKQIEKEFADNPRLNAEAVRALLSANGQKPSEAKVQQVYHQIIRQQKAALAKNKKK; from the coding sequence ATGGATCTTATTTTAGCAATTATCTTGATTGTACTAGCTTTTCTAGGAGGAGCTCTTGGAGGTATGTATTTGGTTCGTAAGCAAATCGAAAAAGAATTTGCGGACAACCCACGTTTGAACGCTGAGGCAGTTCGTGCTCTCTTGAGCGCAAATGGTCAAAAACCAAGTGAAGCCAAGGTACAACAAGTTTACCACCAAATCATCCGTCAACAAAAAGCAGCCCTTGCTAAGAACAAAAAGAAATAA